A stretch of Helicobacter pylori oki112 DNA encodes these proteins:
- a CDS encoding SabA family sialic acid-binding adhesin: MKKKFLSLTLGSLLVSALSAEDNGFFVSAGYQIGESAQMVKNTKGIQDLSDSYERLNNLLTSYSALNTLIRQSADPNAINNARTNLDASAKNLINDKENSPAYQAVLLALNAAAGLWQVMSYAISPCGPGKDSSKNGGVQTFENTPTNQWGGTTITCGTTNYEPGPYSIISTENYAKINKAYQIIQKAFGASGKDIPALSDTNTELKFTINQNGSNNNNNNKEEIVTKNNAQELLKQASTILTTLNEACPWINNAGAGGASSGSLWEGIYLKGDGSACGIFKNEISAIQDMIKNAEIAVEQSKIVTANAQNQHNLDTGKTFNPYKDASFSQSMFANARAQAEILNHAQAVVKDFERIPAAFVKDSLGVCHEKDSNGNLRGTPSGTVTSNTWGAGCAYVGETVTNLKNSIAHFGDQAERIHNAQNLAYTLANFSSQYKKLGEHYDSITAAISSLPDAQSLQNVVSKKTNPNSPQGIQDNYYIDSNIHSQVQSRTQELGSNPFRRTGLIAASTTNNGAMNGIGFQVGYKQFFGKNKRWGARYYGFVDYNHTYNKSQFFNASSDVWTYGVGSDLLVNFINNKATKNNKISFGAFGGIQLAGTSWLNSQFVNLANVNNYYKAKINTSNFQFLFNLGLRTNLARNKRIGAEHSAQHGMELGVKIPTINTNYYSLLGTTLQYRRLYSVYLNYVFAY, translated from the coding sequence ATGAAGAAAAAATTTCTGTCATTAACCTTAGGTTCGCTTTTAGTTTCCGCTTTAAGCGCTGAAGACAACGGCTTTTTTGTGAGCGCGGGTTATCAAATCGGTGAATCCGCTCAAATGGTGAAAAACACTAAAGGCATTCAAGATCTTTCAGATAGTTATGAAAGATTGAACAATCTTTTAACGAGTTATAGCGCCCTAAACACTCTTATTAGGCAGTCCGCCGACCCCAACGCTATCAACAACGCAAGGACTAATTTGGATGCGAGCGCGAAGAATTTAATCAATGATAAAGAGAACTCCCCGGCATATCAAGCGGTGCTTTTAGCGCTCAATGCGGCAGCGGGGTTGTGGCAAGTCATGAGCTATGCGATCAGCCCTTGCGGCCCTGGCAAAGACAGTAGCAAAAATGGGGGCGTTCAAACCTTTGAAAACACACCAACAAATCAATGGGGAGGGACTACCATTACTTGTGGCACTACTAATTATGAACCAGGACCATATAGTATTATATCCACTGAAAATTACGCGAAAATCAATAAGGCTTATCAAATCATCCAAAAGGCTTTTGGAGCAAGTGGGAAGGATATTCCTGCCTTAAGCGACACCAACACCGAACTTAAATTTACAATCAACCAAAATGGGAGCAATAACAATAACAATAATAAAGAAGAAATTGTTACAAAAAATAACGCTCAAGAGCTTTTAAAACAGGCTAGCACTATTTTAACCACTCTTAATGAAGCATGCCCATGGATCAATAATGCTGGTGCAGGTGGTGCAAGCAGTGGTAGTTTATGGGAAGGAATATATTTGAAAGGCGATGGGAGTGCGTGCGGGATTTTTAAAAATGAAATCAGCGCGATTCAAGACATGATCAAAAACGCTGAGATAGCCGTAGAGCAATCCAAAATCGTTACTGCAAACGCGCAAAACCAGCACAACCTGGACACTGGAAAGACATTCAACCCCTATAAAGACGCTAGTTTTTCTCAAAGCATGTTCGCTAACGCTAGAGCGCAAGCGGAGATTTTAAACCACGCTCAAGCAGTGGTGAAGGACTTTGAAAGAATCCCTGCAGCGTTCGTGAAAGACTCTTTAGGGGTGTGCCATGAAAAGGATAGCAACGGCAATCTCCGTGGCACGCCATCTGGCACGGTTACTTCTAACACTTGGGGAGCGGGCTGCGCGTATGTGGGAGAGACCGTAACGAATCTAAAAAACAGCATCGCTCATTTTGGCGACCAGGCGGAGCGAATCCATAACGCGCAAAACCTCGCCTACACTTTAGCGAATTTCAGTAGCCAGTATAAAAAGCTAGGCGAACATTATGACAGCATCACAGCAGCCATTTCAAGCTTGCCTGACGCTCAATCTTTGCAAAATGTGGTGAGCAAAAAGACTAACCCTAACAGTCCGCAAGGCATACAGGATAACTACTACATTGACTCCAACATCCATTCTCAAGTGCAATCTAGGACTCAAGAATTAGGCAGTAACCCTTTCAGACGCACCGGGCTAATCGCCGCTTCTACCACCAATAACGGCGCGATGAATGGGATTGGCTTTCAAGTGGGCTATAAGCAATTCTTTGGGAAAAACAAACGATGGGGTGCAAGATACTACGGCTTTGTGGATTACAACCACACCTATAACAAATCCCAATTTTTCAACGCCTCTTCTGATGTTTGGACTTACGGCGTGGGGAGCGATTTGTTAGTGAATTTCATCAACAATAAAGCCACTAAAAACAATAAAATTTCTTTTGGCGCGTTTGGCGGTATCCAACTAGCCGGGACTTCATGGCTTAATTCTCAGTTCGTGAATTTGGCGAATGTGAACAATTACTATAAAGCTAAAATCAACACCTCTAACTTCCAATTCTTATTCAATTTGGGCTTAAGGACCAATCTCGCTAGAAATAAGAGAATAGGCGCTGAACATTCTGCGCAACATGGCATGGAGTTAGGCGTGAAGATCCCCACGATCAACACGAATTACTATTCTTTGCTAGGCACTACCTTGCAATACAGAAGGCTTTATAGCGTGTATCTCAATTATGTGTTTGCTTACTAA
- a CDS encoding citrate synthase, producing MSVTLINNENNERYEFETIECTRGPKAVDFSKLFETTGFFSYDPGYSSTAGCQSKISYINGKKGELYYRGHRIEDLVAKYKYVDVCRLLLTGELPKNQDESLEFELELRHRSFVHESLLNMFSAFPSNAHPMAKLSSGVSILSTLYSTHQNMHTEEDYQTMARRIVAKIPTLAAICYRNEVGAPIIYPDIARSYVENILFMLRGYPYSRLKHTTQGEVEITPLEVEAFDKILTLHADHGQNASSTTVRNVASTGVHPYAAISAGISALWGHLHGGANEKVLLQLEEIGDVKNVDKTIARVKDKNDSFKLMGFGHRVYKSYDPRAKILKGLKDELHQKGVKMDERLSEIAAKVEEIALKDEYFIERNLYPNVDFYSGTILRALKIPVRFFTPVFVIGRTVGWCAQLLEHVKSPQARITRPRQVYVGD from the coding sequence ATGTCTGTTACTTTAATCAATAATGAAAATAATGAACGCTATGAATTTGAAACGATTGAATGCACTCGTGGGCCTAAAGCGGTGGATTTTTCCAAACTTTTTGAAACGACCGGGTTTTTTTCTTACGATCCAGGGTATTCTTCTACCGCCGGGTGCCAATCTAAGATCAGCTATATCAACGGCAAAAAAGGCGAATTGTATTACAGAGGGCATAGAATAGAAGATTTAGTCGCCAAATACAAATATGTAGATGTGTGCAGACTCTTACTCACAGGGGAATTACCCAAAAATCAAGATGAAAGCTTGGAATTTGAACTGGAATTGCGCCACAGAAGCTTTGTGCATGAGAGCTTACTCAACATGTTTTCAGCTTTCCCTAGTAACGCCCACCCTATGGCGAAACTCTCTAGCGGTGTGTCTATTTTATCTACCCTTTATTCCACGCACCAAAACATGCACACTGAAGAAGATTACCAGACTATGGCCAGAAGGATTGTCGCTAAAATCCCCACGCTTGCGGCTATTTGCTATCGTAATGAAGTGGGAGCACCCATCATTTATCCGGATATCGCACGCTCTTATGTGGAAAATATCCTTTTCATGCTGAGAGGGTATCCTTATAGCCGCTTAAAACACACCACTCAAGGCGAAGTAGAAATCACACCCCTAGAAGTGGAAGCCTTTGATAAAATCCTAACCCTACACGCTGATCATGGGCAAAACGCCTCTTCTACCACAGTAAGGAATGTCGCTAGCACCGGCGTGCATCCTTATGCCGCCATTAGCGCTGGCATTAGCGCTTTGTGGGGGCATTTGCATGGCGGAGCGAATGAAAAAGTGCTTTTACAATTAGAAGAAATCGGCGATGTGAAAAATGTGGATAAAACCATCGCGCGCGTGAAAGATAAAAACGACAGTTTCAAACTCATGGGCTTTGGGCATAGAGTGTATAAAAGCTACGATCCGCGCGCTAAAATCTTAAAAGGTCTAAAAGACGAACTGCACCAAAAAGGCGTTAAAATGGATGAACGCTTGAGCGAAATCGCCGCGAAAGTGGAAGAAATCGCGCTAAAAGACGAGTATTTCATTGAAAGGAATCTCTACCCTAATGTGGATTTTTACTCCGGCACGATCTTAAGGGCTTTAAAAATCCCGGTGCGTTTCTTCACGCCGGTGTTTGTCATTGGCAGAACCGTGGGCTGGTGCGCTCAATTATTAGAGCATGTCAAAAGCCCGCAAGCTAGGATCACGCGCCCAAGACAAGTCTATGTGGGGGATTAG
- a CDS encoding universal stress protein, with protein MNILFGISDTQECYNAIKFAVKLAHSLKEVRFTLLHVSMEVFIYSESGMMDYGQTEALEEEKAKALLKQFEDAFKKENIECESVLKSGDLIDVVLEMAKDYDLLLIGASESNLLYRLFISHQNSLVEQSSIPVVIAK; from the coding sequence ATGAATATTTTATTTGGGATTAGCGACACGCAAGAATGCTATAACGCTATTAAATTCGCTGTCAAATTAGCCCATTCGCTTAAAGAGGTCCGTTTCACCTTATTGCATGTGAGCATGGAAGTGTTTATTTATAGCGAAAGCGGGATGATGGATTATGGCCAAACAGAAGCCTTAGAAGAAGAAAAAGCTAAGGCTTTGTTAAAGCAATTTGAAGACGCTTTCAAAAAAGAAAATATAGAGTGCGAGAGCGTTCTAAAAAGCGGTGATTTGATTGATGTGGTTTTAGAAATGGCTAAGGATTATGATTTGTTATTGATCGGAGCGAGCGAATCTAATTTGTTGTATCGTTTGTTCATTTCGCACCAAAATAGCTTGGTTGAACAATCCAGTATCCCTGTTGTGATCGCCAAGTAG
- a CDS encoding ATP-dependent Clp protease adaptor ClpS, giving the protein MKMYNIPTPTMAQVIMVDDPITTAEFVISALRDFFDKSLEEAQALTSSIHRDGEGVCGVYPYDIARHRVAWVRDKARELDLPLKLLVEEIK; this is encoded by the coding sequence ATGAAAATGTATAACATACCCACCCCCACCATGGCGCAAGTGATCATGGTTGATGACCCCATTACGACAGCGGAGTTTGTCATCTCTGCTTTGAGGGATTTTTTTGACAAGTCTTTAGAAGAGGCTCAAGCTCTCACATCAAGCATCCATCGTGATGGCGAGGGGGTTTGTGGCGTCTATCCTTATGATATTGCTAGGCATAGGGTAGCATGGGTTAGGGATAAAGCCAGAGAGCTGGATCTCCCTTTAAAATTATTGGTAGAAGAGATAAAATAA
- a CDS encoding COG3014 family protein has translation MDLEHFNTLYYEESPKKAYEYSKQFTKKKKNALLWDLQNGLSALYARDYETSLGVLDQAEQRFDKTQSAFTRGAGYVGATMINDNVRAYGGNIYEGVLINYYKAIDYMLLNDSAKARVQFNRANERQRRAKEFYYEEVQKAIKEIDSSKKHNINMERSRVEVSEILNNTYSNLDKYEAYQGLLNPAVSYLSGLFYALNGDKNKGLGYLNEAYGISQSPFVAQDLVFFKNPNRSHFTWIIIEDGKEPQKSEFKIDVPIFMIDSVYNVSIALPKLEKGEAFYQNFTLKDGEKVTPFETLASIDAVVSSEFRKQLPYIITRAILSATFKVGMQAVANYYLGFVGGLVTSLYSGVSTFADTRNTSIFAHKIYLMRIKNKAFENYEVQADSIDAFSFSLKPCKRSLENPKVIDARELLSGFVTAPQIFCSNRHNILYIRSFKNGFVLSHLK, from the coding sequence ATGGACTTAGAACATTTTAACACGCTCTATTATGAAGAAAGCCCTAAAAAAGCTTATGAATATTCCAAACAATTCACTAAGAAAAAAAAGAACGCTCTTTTATGGGACTTGCAAAACGGCTTGAGCGCTTTATACGCCAGAGATTACGAGACTTCTTTAGGGGTGTTAGATCAAGCCGAGCAACGCTTTGATAAAACCCAAAGCGCTTTCACAAGAGGGGCTGGTTATGTGGGCGCTACCATGATTAATGATAACGTGCGCGCTTATGGGGGGAATATTTATGAGGGCGTTTTAATCAATTATTACAAAGCGATAGACTACATGCTTTTAAACGATAGCGCGAAAGCTAGGGTGCAATTCAACCGCGCGAACGAACGCCAGCGCAGGGCTAAAGAATTTTATTATGAGGAAGTGCAAAAAGCCATTAAAGAAATCGATTCTAGCAAAAAGCACAATATCAATATGGAACGCTCTAGGGTAGAAGTGAGCGAGATTTTAAACAACACCTATTCTAATTTAGACAAATACGAAGCTTATCAAGGCTTGCTTAACCCAGCGGTTTCGTATCTTTCAGGGTTGTTTTACGCTTTAAATGGGGATAAGAATAAGGGGTTAGGCTATCTTAATGAAGCCTATGGGATCAGTCAAAGCCCTTTTGTAGCCCAAGACTTGGTTTTTTTCAAAAACCCTAACAGGAGTCATTTCACTTGGATCATCATTGAAGATGGCAAAGAGCCGCAAAAAAGCGAATTTAAAATTGATGTGCCTATTTTTATGATCGATTCGGTTTATAACGTGAGTATAGCCTTGCCCAAGCTAGAAAAAGGGGAAGCGTTTTATCAAAATTTCACTTTAAAAGACGGCGAAAAAGTAACACCCTTTGAGACTTTAGCCTCAATAGATGCGGTGGTTTCTAGCGAGTTTAGGAAGCAATTGCCCTACATTATTACCAGAGCCATTTTATCGGCTACTTTTAAGGTGGGCATGCAAGCGGTAGCGAATTATTATTTGGGGTTTGTTGGAGGGCTAGTAACTTCGTTGTATTCAGGTGTGAGCACCTTTGCAGACACTAGAAACACGAGCATTTTTGCCCATAAAATCTATCTTATGCGTATCAAAAATAAGGCTTTTGAAAATTATGAAGTTCAAGCTGATTCTATTGACGCTTTTTCGTTTTCCTTAAAGCCTTGTAAAAGATCGCTTGAAAACCCTAAAGTCATTGACGCTAGGGAATTGCTTTCTGGGTTTGTAACAGCCCCACAAATCTTTTGCTCTAACCGCCATAATATTTTATACATCCGCAGTTTTAAAAACGGGTTTGTTTTGAGTCATTTAAAATGA
- the bioD gene encoding dethiobiotin synthase yields the protein MLFISATNTNAGKTTCARLLAKYCNACGVRTILLKPIETGVNDAINHSSDAHLFLQDNRLLDRSLTLKDISFYRYHKASAPLIAQQEEDPNAPIDTDNLTQRLHHFTKTYDLVIVEGAGGLCVPITLEENMLNFALKLKAKMLLISHDNLGLINDCLLNDFLLKSHQLDYKIAINLRENNTAFHSISLPYIELFNTRSNNPIVIFQQSLKELMSFALK from the coding sequence ATGCTCTTTATCAGCGCGACTAACACCAATGCCGGAAAAACCACATGCGCTAGGCTCTTAGCAAAATATTGCAACGCTTGTGGCGTTAGAACGATTCTATTAAAGCCCATTGAAACGGGCGTTAATGACGCCATTAACCACTCTAGCGATGCGCATTTGTTCTTGCAAGATAACCGCCTTTTGGATCGCTCTTTAACCTTAAAAGACATTTCATTCTATCGTTATCATAAAGCTTCAGCCCCCCTCATCGCCCAACAAGAAGAAGATCCAAACGCCCCCATTGACACGGACAATTTAACCCAACGCCTTCACCATTTCACCAAAACTTACGATTTAGTCATCGTTGAAGGGGCTGGGGGGTTATGCGTGCCCATCACTTTAGAAGAAAACATGCTAAATTTTGCCCTAAAATTAAAAGCCAAAATGCTTTTGATTAGCCATGACAATTTGGGCTTGATTAATGATTGTTTGCTGAATGATTTTTTATTGAAATCCCACCAGCTAGACTATAAAATCGCTATCAATTTGAGGGAAAATAACACCGCTTTTCACAGCATCAGTTTGCCCTATATTGAGCTTTTTAATACACGCTCCAATAACCCCATTGTGATTTTCCAACAAAGCCTGAAAGAATTAATGAGCTTTGCTCTTAAATAA
- the cheV1 gene encoding chemotaxis protein CheV1: MADSLAGIDQVTSLHKNNELQLLCFRLGKNKDLYAVNVFKIREVVKYHGNLTIISHENNSLVEGLIIIRELTIPLIDMKKWFYYDSQNKNKDLRPYRIEKEKGEDDIIMICEFSRWTIGVRIYEADRILSKKWTEMEQSAGLGGSAGNNKLVSRTRYFDGRLVQVVDIEKMLIDVFPWIEDEKHSDLETLSKIHSNQCVLLADDSPSVLKTMQMILDKLGVKHIDFINGKTLLEHLFNPTTDVGNIGLIITDLEMPEASGFEVIKQVKNNPLTSKIPIVVNSSMSGSSNEDMARSLKADDFISKSNPKDIQRVVKQFLELA; this comes from the coding sequence ATGGCTGATAGTTTAGCGGGCATTGATCAAGTTACGAGTTTGCATAAAAATAACGAGTTGCAATTGTTGTGTTTCAGGCTGGGTAAAAACAAGGATTTGTATGCGGTCAATGTCTTTAAGATCCGTGAAGTGGTGAAATACCATGGCAATCTCACTATCATCAGCCACGAAAACAATTCGCTCGTTGAGGGGCTAATCATTATAAGAGAGCTCACCATTCCCTTGATTGATATGAAAAAATGGTTTTATTATGACAGCCAAAACAAAAACAAGGATTTACGCCCTTATAGGATAGAAAAAGAAAAAGGCGAAGACGATATTATCATGATCTGTGAGTTTTCTCGTTGGACCATAGGGGTTAGGATCTATGAAGCGGATAGGATTTTGAGCAAGAAATGGACTGAAATGGAGCAAAGCGCTGGGCTAGGGGGATCTGCTGGGAATAACAAACTCGTGAGCCGCACGCGCTATTTTGACGGGCGCTTGGTGCAAGTGGTGGATATTGAAAAAATGCTTATAGATGTGTTCCCTTGGATTGAAGATGAAAAACACAGCGATTTAGAAACGCTCTCTAAAATCCATTCTAACCAATGCGTTTTGCTTGCTGATGACTCCCCAAGCGTTTTGAAAACCATGCAAATGATTTTAGACAAGTTAGGCGTCAAGCATATAGATTTTATCAATGGTAAAACCTTATTAGAGCATTTATTCAACCCCACAACCGATGTGGGCAATATTGGCCTTATCATTACCGATTTAGAAATGCCAGAAGCGAGCGGTTTTGAAGTGATCAAGCAGGTTAAAAACAATCCTTTGACTTCAAAAATCCCTATCGTGGTCAATTCTTCTATGAGCGGGAGCTCTAATGAAGACATGGCCAGGAGTTTGAAGGCCGATGATTTCATCTCTAAGTCTAACCCCAAAGACATCCAGCGAGTGGTTAAGCAATTTTTGGAATTAGCATGA
- the lpxE gene encoding lipid A 1-phosphatase LpxE, protein MPKSFSKTLLALSLGLILLGIFAPFPKVPKQPSVPLMFHLTEHYARFIPTILSVAIPLIQRDAIGLFQVANASIATTLLTHTTKRALNHITINDQRLGERPYGGNFNMPSGHSSMVGLAVAFLMHRYSFKKYFWLLPLVPLTMLARIYLDMHTIGAVLAGLGVGMLCVGLFTSPKKP, encoded by the coding sequence CTGCCTAAAAGCTTTTCTAAAACTTTATTAGCGCTCAGTTTGGGCTTGATTTTACTAGGCATTTTTGCGCCCTTCCCTAAAGTCCCTAAACAGCCTAGCGTGCCTTTAATGTTTCATCTCACCGAGCATTACGCGCGCTTTATCCCTACGATTTTATCTGTGGCGATTCCCTTAATTCAAAGAGATGCGATAGGGCTTTTTCAAGTCGCTAACGCCTCTATCGCTACAACCCTCCTCACGCACACCACCAAAAGAGCCTTAAACCATATAACAATCAACGATCAGCGTTTGGGTGAGCGCCCTTATGGGGGTAATTTCAACATGCCAAGCGGGCATTCGTCTATGGTGGGTTTAGCGGTGGCGTTTTTAATGCACCGCTATTCTTTTAAAAAATACTTTTGGCTCTTACCCCTAGTCCCTTTAACCATGCTCGCTCGCATTTATTTAGACATGCACACCATTGGTGCGGTGTTGGCCGGGCTTGGCGTTGGAATGTTGTGCGTAGGCCTTTTTACAAGCCCCAAAAAGCCTTAA
- the nspC gene encoding carboxynorspermidine decarboxylase, whose product MKKYSAIPTPCYVLESERLEKNAKILEIVRQQSGAKVLLALKGYAFWREFGILRQKLNGCCASGLYEAKLAFEEFGGRESHKEICVYSPALKEAEMSAILPLATSIIFNSFYQYATYKDRILDKNKQLENLGLSPIKMGLRINPLYSEVTPAIYNPCSKVSRLGITPSEFEKGVKEHGLEGVSGLHFHTHCEQNADALCRTLEHVEKHFRPYLENMAWVNFGGGHHITKSDYDVNLLIQTIKDFKERYHNIEVILEPGEAIGWQCGFLIASVIDIVQNDQEIAILDASFSAHMPDCLEMPYRPSIFKISIENDEELIEVEKGENQGAFSYFLGGPTCLAGDFMGSFSFETPLKRGDKIVFQDMLHYTIVKNNSFNGVPLPSLAKIDSQGFKILKNFSYEDYKNRN is encoded by the coding sequence ATGAAAAAATACAGCGCTATCCCCACCCCTTGCTATGTGCTAGAGAGCGAACGCTTAGAAAAAAACGCCAAGATTTTAGAAATCGTACGCCAACAAAGCGGGGCAAAGGTTTTGCTCGCTTTAAAGGGGTATGCGTTTTGGCGTGAGTTTGGGATTTTGAGGCAAAAATTGAATGGGTGTTGCGCGAGCGGTCTTTATGAGGCTAAGCTCGCTTTTGAAGAATTTGGGGGGCGAGAGAGCCACAAAGAAATTTGCGTTTATAGCCCGGCTTTGAAAGAGGCTGAAATGAGCGCGATTTTACCCCTAGCGACAAGCATTATTTTTAACTCTTTTTACCAATACGCTACCTATAAAGACAGGATTTTAGATAAAAACAAGCAATTAGAAAACTTGGGCTTAAGCCCCATTAAAATGGGCTTAAGGATCAACCCTCTCTACAGCGAAGTAACCCCAGCGATCTATAACCCATGCTCTAAAGTGAGCCGGTTAGGGATTACGCCTAGCGAATTTGAAAAGGGGGTGAAAGAGCATGGCTTAGAGGGGGTGAGCGGGTTGCATTTCCATACGCATTGCGAGCAAAACGCTGACGCTTTGTGCCGGACTTTAGAGCATGTAGAAAAGCATTTCAGGCCCTATTTAGAAAACATGGCGTGGGTGAATTTTGGTGGGGGGCATCATATCACTAAGAGCGATTATGATGTGAATTTGCTCATCCAAACGATTAAGGATTTTAAAGAGCGTTATCATAATATAGAGGTGATTTTAGAGCCGGGGGAAGCCATAGGGTGGCAATGCGGGTTTTTAATCGCAAGCGTGATAGACATCGTTCAAAACGATCAAGAAATTGCGATCTTAGACGCTTCTTTTAGCGCTCACATGCCCGATTGTTTAGAAATGCCTTATCGCCCTAGCATTTTTAAAATCTCCATAGAAAATGATGAAGAGCTTATTGAAGTTGAAAAGGGCGAAAATCAAGGGGCGTTTTCTTACTTTTTAGGCGGCCCTACTTGTTTAGCGGGGGATTTTATGGGGAGCTTTAGTTTTGAAACGCCTTTAAAAAGGGGCGATAAAATCGTGTTTCAAGACATGCTCCATTATACGATTGTCAAAAACAATTCATTTAATGGCGTGCCACTGCCAAGCCTGGCTAAAATAGACTCGCAAGGTTTTAAAATCCTTAAAAACTTTTCTTATGAAGATTATAAAAACAGAAATTAA
- the icd gene encoding isocitrate dehydrogenase (NADP(+)): MAYNPKILQKPKEGEEITIKDNKLHVPNHPIIPFIEGDGIGSDITPAMIKVVDSAVQKAYKGEKKIAWYEVFVGEKCYQKFKDHKELSPEEQWLLPDTIEAINHYKVSIKGPLTTPIGEGFRSLNVALRQKMDLYVCLRPVRWYGSPSPVKEPQKVDMVIFRENSEDIYAGIEWQEGSAEAKKLIHFLQNELKVKKIRFPESSGVGVKPISKEGTERLVRKAIEYAIDNDKPSVTFVHKGNIMKYTEGAFMKWGYALAQKEFNAQVIDKGPWCSLKNPKTGKEIIIKDMIADAFLQQILLRPSEYSVIATMNLNGDYISDALAAMVGGIGIAPGANLNDTVGMFEATHGTAPKYAGLDKVNPGSIILSAEMMLRHMGWVEAADLIVSAMEKAIKSKKVTYDFARLMDGAKEVKCSEFASVMIENM, encoded by the coding sequence ATGGCTTACAACCCTAAAATTTTACAAAAGCCTAAAGAGGGCGAAGAAATTACGATTAAAGACAACAAATTGCATGTGCCAAACCACCCTATTATCCCTTTCATTGAGGGCGATGGCATTGGATCGGATATTACCCCTGCGATGATTAAAGTGGTGGATAGCGCGGTTCAAAAAGCGTATAAGGGCGAGAAAAAAATCGCATGGTATGAGGTGTTTGTGGGCGAAAAATGCTATCAAAAATTTAAAGATCATAAGGAATTAAGCCCCGAAGAGCAATGGCTCTTACCGGACACTATTGAAGCGATCAACCATTATAAAGTTTCCATTAAAGGGCCTTTGACCACGCCTATTGGTGAGGGGTTTAGATCTTTGAATGTAGCGTTACGCCAGAAAATGGATCTGTATGTGTGCTTGAGACCGGTAAGATGGTATGGGAGTCCGAGTCCGGTTAAAGAACCACAAAAAGTGGATATGGTGATTTTTAGAGAAAATTCTGAAGACATTTATGCGGGCATTGAGTGGCAAGAAGGCAGTGCGGAAGCGAAAAAACTCATTCATTTTTTACAAAATGAACTAAAGGTTAAAAAAATCCGCTTCCCTGAAAGCAGCGGCGTAGGGGTAAAACCCATTAGTAAGGAAGGCACAGAGAGGCTAGTGAGAAAAGCGATTGAATACGCTATTGATAACGACAAGCCAAGCGTAACTTTTGTGCATAAGGGCAATATCATGAAATACACTGAGGGAGCATTCATGAAATGGGGCTATGCGCTCGCTCAAAAAGAATTTAACGCTCAAGTCATTGATAAAGGTCCATGGTGTTCTTTGAAAAACCCTAAAACCGGTAAAGAAATCATCATTAAAGACATGATTGCTGATGCGTTTTTGCAACAAATTCTCTTACGCCCTAGCGAATACAGCGTCATTGCGACCATGAATTTGAACGGGGATTATATCTCTGATGCGTTAGCGGCGATGGTGGGGGGCATTGGTATCGCTCCTGGGGCTAATCTCAATGACACAGTGGGCATGTTTGAAGCCACCCATGGCACCGCTCCTAAATACGCTGGGCTGGATAAAGTCAATCCGGGGTCTATTATTTTGAGCGCGGAAATGATGTTAAGGCATATGGGCTGGGTGGAAGCGGCTGATTTGATCGTCTCTGCGATGGAAAAAGCGATTAAGAGCAAGAAAGTTACTTATGATTTCGCTCGTTTGATGGATGGGGCTAAAGAAGTTAAATGCTCTGAATTCGCTAGCGTGATGATTGAAAACATGTGA
- a CDS encoding DUF1523 family protein — MIKFVRNVVLFILTAIFLALMLLVSYCMPHYSAAVISGVEVKRMNENENTPNNKEVKTLARDVYFVQTYDPKDQKSVTVYRNEDTRFSFPFYFKFNSADISALAQSLVNQQVEVKYYGWRINLFNMFPNVIFLKPLKESADISKPIFSWILYALLLMVFFISASSVCTLFKSKAH; from the coding sequence TTGATAAAATTTGTGCGTAATGTGGTTTTGTTTATTTTAACGGCGATCTTTTTAGCGCTCATGCTTTTAGTGAGCTATTGCATGCCCCATTATAGCGCGGCTGTCATTAGTGGGGTGGAAGTCAAAAGAATGAATGAAAATGAAAACACGCCCAATAATAAGGAAGTAAAAACCCTTGCTAGAGATGTCTATTTTGTGCAAACTTACGACCCTAAGGATCAAAAAAGCGTAACCGTCTATCGTAACGAAGACACGCGCTTTAGCTTTCCTTTTTATTTTAAGTTTAATTCGGCTGATATTTCAGCCCTCGCTCAAAGCTTAGTCAATCAGCAAGTGGAAGTGAAATACTATGGTTGGCGGATCAATTTGTTTAACATGTTCCCTAATGTGATTTTTTTAAAGCCCTTAAAAGAGAGTGCTGACATTTCAAAGCCCATTTTTAGCTGGATTTTATACGCTTTGCTGTTAATGGTCTTTTTTATCAGCGCGAGCTCTGTCTGCACTTTATTTAAGAGCAAAGCTCATTAA